GCGTCGCACCTGTGAGGACTAAAAACCCTAACCTAAACTACTAACCGGAGCGGTGGCACCGAGATTTCCCTTCCCGTCACCGGCCGCCAGAGCGGCAAGTAGAGTGAAGGCGATTCCATGAGCTCGCTTGTAATGTCTAGAGGGAAGAGTTCGCCCTAGCCGTTTAGGGTTAGGGAAGGAAAACAAGAAGGGCATCTGTAAAAAATTTCTATATACTCCTTGAAATCTCTAAAGAGAAAAAAAGTTTGTATTTAGAAACGGAGTGAGTACTTGCCTTTCTTTCTGTTCGGCTCTGTGGTGGTGACAGGTCACACCCATGGAATGGAATGGAAGCGTCCAACTCGTCCACCACTTCCGTCGCCGGCCTGCCCCACCCCGCCCGCCCACACACCTGCGAGACGAGAGATGCCGAGATCCCAAGCACAAGCAATCCCAATTCCCGTCGCCTTTATATAAACAAGATCCCCTCCGTCTCTCTCTCCTCCACTTGTACTCCACCGCCACCACCCAGGGAACGCCACGCGCAGAGCTCCTCTGAAGCAAACAACAGACACAAGCGGGGACGAATCCGCGCCGCGGTTTCGTCGATCGATCCGATGGGCCGGCGGTCCAGCGCGCCGCCGGTGGGGACGGGGGAGCCGCTGCTGCCGGAGGTGCGGAAGTGCGTCAGCGGCGGCGCGAGGATGCAGCGGTCGCTCTCGCGGGCGGACGACGAGCTGCAGTGGTTCCGGTCGTGCCTGCGGTGGGTGTGCATGGACCACTCCGCCCCGGGCCGCGCCGCGCTGTCCTGGctgctcttcctgctcctcgcCGTGGCCGTCCCGGCCGTCGCGCACTTCGTCATCGCCTTCCGCCCCTCGCGCCGCCCCTTCGACGCCGTCGTGCAGGTCTCGCTCTCCGCCGCCTCCGGCGCCAGCTTCCTctgcctctcctcctccttccgccGCATCGGCCTCCGCCGCCTGCTCTACCTCGACAAGCTGCGCACCAACAGCGACCGCGTCCGGCTCAACTACACCGCCCGCCTCGCCTTCTCCTTCCGCCTCCTCGCCTCCCTCGTCGCGCCCTGCTTCGCCGCCGAGGCCGCCTACAAGGCCTGGTGGTACGCCACCTCCGCCGACCGCCTCCCCTTCTTCGCCAACGACGTCCTCAGCGACGTCCTCGCCTGCTCCCTCGAGATGGCCTCCTGGATGTACCGCAGCGCCATCTACCTCCTCACCTGCGTCCTCTTCCGCCTCATCTGCCACCTCCAGGGCCTCCGCCTCGAGGACTTCGCCGGCTCCCTGCTCGTCGAGGTGGAGGAAGGCAGGATGGGGGTGGAGCGCGTCCTCAGGGAGCACCTCGACATCCGCAAGCAGCTCAAGGTCATCAGCCACCGCTTCCGCAGGTTCATCGTCGCCGCGCTGCTCATCGGCACCGCCAGCCAGTTCGCCTCCGTGCTCCTCACCACCCGCCACGACTCCATCGACGACCTCCTCCACACCGGCGAGCTCGCGGTAAGCCTCGATTGCCTGATTTCTCCACTCTCTTAGGCTCGATTCTGAATGAGATGTGTGTGTTCAGTTGGGCAAAATTGGGGATCGCAATCTACTTGAGATTATCTTATCGCAGTCTAATTCAGACCGGACCAATAACTCTTTATGTTTAAAAATTATGAGCAAGTTGGAACTGCCTAGAATCGATCAACTGATTGGTACCTTGCCTATACGAGGGGATTAAAAATTGGGTCAAATCGTTTAAGTGCTGAATTTTACTGGATTCAGTTGCCTTCATAGTTACACTTTCAGGACTTTCTCTGAAAATAAAAACACTTGGTCGGTGGTTTCTGGACAGGCTCCATTGTCCTCTAAGTAGATGAGACTTGAGAGATTATATAGAACTCCAATAGTCTGGTTGACGTCTATAATTAAGTGGTAGTAGTATCATGTGAGGAACAGCAAAGCTAGTAAGGTGTGACGTGAGTCACTCTGCTGGCGATCGATCTGTCTCTGGGCCTGAAAATGAGACTTCATTCATTTCTGAATGCTAATTGGGGCGCCATCTTTGTAAAGGTACGAGTAGGGCCATGAATCAGTGATAGTGCCTTATTGAAATCACAAACTGAAGGGAGTTGGGACAGTGTATATAAGGTGTAGAGCTCCTGTAGTTTCCAGATCTTGTCATAATCGCAAACAGCGACCTCTATACTGTATTAACAAATATAATATGGTTACaattcaaaagaaaaaaaaatctaatATGGTTAGAAGTTCCAGTTTCAGCGGCACTTCAGCTATTTTGGAAGCACCACTGTATTTAGGCCAACATAAGCTGATATTCAGAAGAATCACACTTCGTCTGAGATTATCTAGAAATCCAATAATTGGGCTGGCTGACGTCTATAATTAAGTGATCTGGAATAGTATCATGTGAGAAACAGCAAAGCTAGCAAGGTGTGATGTGATTCACTCTGCTGGCCACCGATCTGTCGATGGGCTTGAAAATGGCACTTCATTCATTTCTGAATGCTAATTTGTGCGGCATCTTTCAAAGGTGTGAGTAGGGCCATGAATTAGTGATCTTATTGGAATCTCAAACCGAAGGGGGGTTGGAACAGTGTATAGAAGGTGCAGAGCTCCTTTAGTTTCAGATCTTTTCATAGTCGCAAACAGCGACCTATGCGGCATTAACAAATCTAACAGATCATTATAAGCTCTAGTTTCAGTGTTACTTCGGCTATTTGGAAGCACTCTGCTACTTAGGAGCAGCTAAACTCAAAACAGATTTATGTGGTAAACTTACGGCATTTTGAACTGAAAAACGGTGAAAGAATTAAGAATTTTCGGACACATCTTACTTACATTGTCTCAGCTCTGCATACTTGGCACCATTTCCAGGCAACGGTACTAATGTTTCTTCATGTTGAATTCTGCAGCTATGTTCAGTTGTGCTCATGTCCGGGCTCATCATAATCCTGAGCAGCGCCGCCAAGATCACTCACCAGGCGCAGGCCCTCACGGGCCAGACCACCAAGTGGCACGCCTGCTGCACCATCGAGCCGGTCCCGGACGACGAGATAGATCCGGGATCCAACCAGAACTCCATGCTGGAAGAGTACCCCGAGGACGAGAGCGACTGCGAGTCCAGCGAGGAGACCGGGGACGAGGACATGCTTGAGAACACCAAGTTCCTCCAGCCTCACACGCACGTGATCTCCTTCCAGAAGAGGCAGGCACTAGGTACGTATGATCATCGACAGTCATCGTAAATTTCGTTGAATTTCCATGAGAAGGTAATGGGGCTGATGAAAAACGCTGTTGGATGCAGTGACGTACCTGGAGAACAACAAGGCCGGCATCACCGTGTTCGGGTTCACGCTGGACCGGTCATACCTCCACACGATATTCATGCTCGAGTGGACGCTCTTCTTGTGGCTGCTGGGGAAAACAGTCGGTTTCTCGTGAACACAAGGAACGTACGCACCAAGGTTCTATTCTGTTCCATGTTTTTTTGCTGTTGTGCCCCGT
This sequence is a window from Aegilops tauschii subsp. strangulata cultivar AL8/78 chromosome 7, Aet v6.0, whole genome shotgun sequence. Protein-coding genes within it:
- the LOC109786266 gene encoding uncharacterized protein, which gives rise to MGRRSSAPPVGTGEPLLPEVRKCVSGGARMQRSLSRADDELQWFRSCLRWVCMDHSAPGRAALSWLLFLLLAVAVPAVAHFVIAFRPSRRPFDAVVQVSLSAASGASFLCLSSSFRRIGLRRLLYLDKLRTNSDRVRLNYTARLAFSFRLLASLVAPCFAAEAAYKAWWYATSADRLPFFANDVLSDVLACSLEMASWMYRSAIYLLTCVLFRLICHLQGLRLEDFAGSLLVEVEEGRMGVERVLREHLDIRKQLKVISHRFRRFIVAALLIGTASQFASVLLTTRHDSIDDLLHTGELALCSVVLMSGLIIILSSAAKITHQAQALTGQTTKWHACCTIEPVPDDEIDPGSNQNSMLEEYPEDESDCESSEETGDEDMLENTKFLQPHTHVISFQKRQALVTYLENNKAGITVFGFTLDRSYLHTIFMLEWTLFLWLLGKTVGFS